The genomic stretch TAAGATGAATCTTGGGTTTTAGCTGTGTAAATAGCATAGCGTTCCCACTCGCCTCTTTCTGGATTTGCATGTTCTTGCAAGGGAAATATCATATTGAAACACTAGAAAATTTCATGCTACCCTAAAAATGCATCCAATGGTAGGCATTCATCCTTACAAGTGGGGTTTCTGTGAGAAAATTATTAATCTTACGTATAAGAATAAATGTTCATGGACATTGCTTTAATGCTAGCATCTCATTAACAAACATGAAAATTTTCCTAACTATGTCATAGCATAAAGAAACTCAACCGGGAGAATGTGATGACACCCAACTATATCCATTCCATTTtagatatatgaaatattttcaagatttattATTACACGATCACTTCTATGATCACATGAACACACGAAATCCTTTAAATTTTCAGAAATTGGTCAAGTCCACAAGTGAAACAGACACATGATGATCGATCTCACAATGCTCAAGGCAAAAGACCCACATTTGATCACACAGTTGGTTTACGCTGAAACGAGGTTCCGGGATCATCGGTACTCGGGAAGACCTGGAAAGCAGTTACCATGGCATCTGGTGGGCCCCTTCGGCAACGCTGCTCCATCTCCGCAACCTTATCCGGGATCCCTGAAAACAGAGCTTCCACAGAGCCATCTCTCCTGTTCCGAACCCAACCCTTGAGCCCCAATTCATTGGCATTGTTAATTGTCCAATTTCTGTAGAATACACCCTGAACCCTCCCCTTTATCATCACTCTTACCTACAACACACCACCAGCAAATGCAATAGTCTCAGGTACACTCAAACTTTCCTCGAAATTTAAACCAAAATTTTGGATATTCTGAGAGTTCAAAAAATATGTAATGATTTTTCTACTCAAACGTGTATAGTCAAAATTTGGATCAAATCTTTTCATGATACGCCACTATCAACATATGTACAGAAATCGCTAGATAATGCCTTAGTACATCTAGCTTCAAAGTAGTATAGCTTGTTCAGGAAATTGCTCCAGATTCATCAACATAGGCCCATAAACGCTGGTAAAAAATCGACATCATCAACGGATTCTCGGATGAAAAACGTAAGCCTTTTGCTCGGAACAAATCATCATAATGGAAGcttaaaatcaataaaactctGCGAAAAGGATGATTGCTCACGGTTTTAGCAGCTGGGTCGGCGACGGGTGCATCCTTATCCTGGGAGAAGGTCACGGAGGCGGACATAGGAGAGAGGAGAGGAGGTAAACGACGTCGGAACACAGGAAGAAAAGGAGCAggaggaagaagaaaagagCGAGGAAACGAAAGAGGAGGaggaagaagatgaagatgaagacTGCGTAGAAGAACGCGAAGGTGGGGGAATCGTATGTGGCCGAGACTGGCATCACTGTCACGGTGGCGCGGCCATGGGAAGTCTGGAAGATTCTTTGAGCGGAGAATATGGGATTTCAAGAATGAATTCGCCACTTTTATTTCAGCTCGAAAAGTTTTGCAAATTGAGCTTGCGATTTGTTTGGAATATTGGGAAAGAGATTGTGGGCCGTCGGATTGTGGATCCAGGAATCTTGGAGAAGATTTCACGAAAATGTGCTCTTGGACCTTTCCGTATGGGCAAAAGAAAGAGGAAGGAGGTAGCCCATTTTGAAGTGGGCTACAGATTCGAATTAAGGCCTGTTCCCAACTCAAGCCCAAACGTATGATTCTAATTTTGGTCCAGATCCATACGTGAAATCCATGAATTTTAGAAATACAAAAATGGCGTGGATGTTTTTAGTTTGACTTTTGCTACGTTCACAACTACGAAAGTTCACGagtagattatttttttttatatgaattacATATTTGTTTGATAACTTATCTTTCTTATATATGTAAAAAGATAATGCTAAAGGTACCTCTAATAACAGCGTACATTGATATTTACATCAATTAtatcttgatatttttttattcaaattattatgaaattttgacaaaaaattgaatttttgtattgatttcTTTGTGAGCTAAGATGTGATGTAAAAATATTGATGTACATGTAACATCATTCTATATAGAAATATAGTGAAAATTTATTAT from Primulina huaijiensis isolate GDHJ02 unplaced genomic scaffold, ASM1229523v2 scaffold43351, whole genome shotgun sequence encodes the following:
- the LOC140970113 gene encoding uncharacterized protein, which encodes RHFCISKIHGFHVWIWTKIRIIRLGLSWEQALIRICSPLQNGLPPSSFFCPYGKVQEHIFVKSSPRFLDPQSDGPQSLSQYSKQIASSICKTFRAEIKVANSFLKSHILRSKNLPDFPWPRHRDSDASLGHIRFPHLRVLLRSLHLHLLPPPLSFPRSFLLPPAPFLPVFRRRLPPLLSPMSASVTFSQDKDAPVADPAAKTVRVMIKGRVQGVFYRNWTINNANELGLKGWVRNRRDGSVEALFSGIPDKVAEMEQRCRRGPPDAMVTAFQVFPSTDDPGTSFQRKPTV